A genomic window from Tenebrio molitor chromosome X, icTenMoli1.1, whole genome shotgun sequence includes:
- the HisCl1 gene encoding glycine receptor subunit alpha-2 isoform X2 yields MVFCVLLALCMISNVKSTHTFSNHNAKSRDHIEEISLSLRDILPLKPKHYDKNRAPKLQGQPTVVYFHVTVLSLDSINEESMASLHPPRRPLLTPLFQTYVTDIFLAQSWRDPRLRLPENMKEDYRILDVEWLHNIWRPDCFFKNAKSVTFHEMTIPNHYLWLYHDKTLLYMSKLTLVLSCAMKFESYPHDTQICSMMIESLSHTDHDLVFIWNTTDPLVVNPDIELPQLDISKNYTTDCTIEYSTGNFTCLAIVFNLTRRLGYHLFHTYIPSALIVVMSWISFWIKPEAIPARVTLGVTSLLTLATQNTQSQQSLPPVSYVKAIDVWMSSCSVFVFLSLMEFAVVNNFMGPVATKAMKGYSDEDIHSHIHEYRVRWSILLSSQPQYETFHNGNSIALCIDHFSRFFFPFSFIILNIVYWSTFLY; encoded by the exons ATGGTATTCTGTGTTTTACTGGCTCTGTGTATGATCTCAAATGTAAAGAGCACTCATACCTT TAGCAACCACAATGCCAAATCTCGCGACCACATCGAAGAAATCAGTCTCTCCCTCAGAGACATCCTCCCCCTCAAACCTAAACACTACGACAAAAATCGAGCCCCCAAGTTGCAAGGCCAGCCGACAGTGGTCTACTTCCACGTCACCGTACTCTCTCTGGACTCCATCAACGAAGAGTCCATGGCAAGTCTCCATCCTCCACGCCGACCACTTTTGACGCCGCTTTTCCAGACTTACGTCACTGACATCTTCCTGGCGCAAAGCTGGAGAGACCCGCGTCTCAGACTCCCGGAAAACATGAAGGAAGACTACAGGATTTTGGATGTGGAGTGGCTGCACAACATCTGGAGGCCCGactgttttttcaaaaatgccaAGAGCGTGACGTTTCACGAAATGACCATTCCCAATCACTATTTGTGGCTCTATCACGACAAAACGCTGCTCTACATGTCGAA ACTGACTCTGGTACTGTCTTGCGCGATGAAATTCGAGTCGTACCCGCACGATACGCAGATATGCTCGATGATGATCGAAAGCT TGTCACATACCGACCACGATCTTGTCTTCATATGGAACACCACCGATCCCCTCGTTGTCAATCCAGATATCGAGCTTCCGCAATTGGACATTTCCAAAAACTATACTACCGACTGTACCATCGAATACTCCACAG GTAATTTCACTTGTTTGGCGATTGTCTTCAATTTGACAAGACGACTCGGCTATCACTTGTTCCACACGTACATCCCCTCAGCTTTGATCGTTGTGATGTCCTGGATCTCGTTCTGGATCAAACCCGAAGCCATCCCAGCCAGAGTGACTCTAGGTGTTACGTCACTCCTAACACTGG CTACGCAAAACACTCAATCCCAACAGTCTCTTCCACCTGTTTCTTACGTCAAAGCGATAGACGTGTGGATGTCGAGTTGTTCCGTTTTTGTTTTCTTATCGTTGATGGAATTCGCCGTTGTCAACAATTTCATGGGACCTGTTGCCACCAAAGCCATGAAGGGCTACTCAGACGAAGACATACACTCTCATATCCACGAATACAGAGTGCGTTGGTCTATTTTGTTGAGTTC TCAGCCACAGTACGAAACATTCCACAACGGGAACAGCATAGCGCTTTGTATTGACCACTTCTCGCGCTTCTTCTTCCCGTTTTCGTTCATAATCCTCAACATCGTCTACTGGTCTACTTTTCTCTATTAA
- the HisCl1 gene encoding glycine receptor subunit alpha-2 isoform X1, with translation MVFCVLLALCMISNVKSTHTFSNHNAKSRDHIEEISLSLRDILPLKPKHYDKNRAPKLQGQPTVVYFHVTVLSLDSINEESMASLHPPRRPLLTPLFQTYVTDIFLAQSWRDPRLRLPENMKEDYRILDVEWLHNIWRPDCFFKNAKSVTFHEMTIPNHYLWLYHDKTLLYMSKLTLVLSCAMKFESYPHDTQICSMMIESLSHTDHDLVFIWNTTDPLVVNPDIELPQLDISKNYTTDCTIEYSTGNFTCLAIVFNLTRRLGYHLFHTYIPSALIVVMSWISFWIKPEAIPARVTLGVTSLLTLATQNTQSQQSLPPVSYVKAIDVWMSSCSVFVFLSLMEFAVVNNFMGPVATKAMKGYSDEDIHSHIHEYRGMQEPRYSTVSQPQYETFHNGNSIALCIDHFSRFFFPFSFIILNIVYWSTFLY, from the exons ATGGTATTCTGTGTTTTACTGGCTCTGTGTATGATCTCAAATGTAAAGAGCACTCATACCTT TAGCAACCACAATGCCAAATCTCGCGACCACATCGAAGAAATCAGTCTCTCCCTCAGAGACATCCTCCCCCTCAAACCTAAACACTACGACAAAAATCGAGCCCCCAAGTTGCAAGGCCAGCCGACAGTGGTCTACTTCCACGTCACCGTACTCTCTCTGGACTCCATCAACGAAGAGTCCATGGCAAGTCTCCATCCTCCACGCCGACCACTTTTGACGCCGCTTTTCCAGACTTACGTCACTGACATCTTCCTGGCGCAAAGCTGGAGAGACCCGCGTCTCAGACTCCCGGAAAACATGAAGGAAGACTACAGGATTTTGGATGTGGAGTGGCTGCACAACATCTGGAGGCCCGactgttttttcaaaaatgccaAGAGCGTGACGTTTCACGAAATGACCATTCCCAATCACTATTTGTGGCTCTATCACGACAAAACGCTGCTCTACATGTCGAA ACTGACTCTGGTACTGTCTTGCGCGATGAAATTCGAGTCGTACCCGCACGATACGCAGATATGCTCGATGATGATCGAAAGCT TGTCACATACCGACCACGATCTTGTCTTCATATGGAACACCACCGATCCCCTCGTTGTCAATCCAGATATCGAGCTTCCGCAATTGGACATTTCCAAAAACTATACTACCGACTGTACCATCGAATACTCCACAG GTAATTTCACTTGTTTGGCGATTGTCTTCAATTTGACAAGACGACTCGGCTATCACTTGTTCCACACGTACATCCCCTCAGCTTTGATCGTTGTGATGTCCTGGATCTCGTTCTGGATCAAACCCGAAGCCATCCCAGCCAGAGTGACTCTAGGTGTTACGTCACTCCTAACACTGG CTACGCAAAACACTCAATCCCAACAGTCTCTTCCACCTGTTTCTTACGTCAAAGCGATAGACGTGTGGATGTCGAGTTGTTCCGTTTTTGTTTTCTTATCGTTGATGGAATTCGCCGTTGTCAACAATTTCATGGGACCTGTTGCCACCAAAGCCATGAAGGGCTACTCAGACGAAGACATACACTCTCATATCCACGAATACAGA GGGATGCAAGAGCCACGGTACAGTACAGTGAGTCAGCCACAGTACGAAACATTCCACAACGGGAACAGCATAGCGCTTTGTATTGACCACTTCTCGCGCTTCTTCTTCCCGTTTTCGTTCATAATCCTCAACATCGTCTACTGGTCTACTTTTCTCTATTAA